The genomic interval CGCCTCAACCGCAGCCGGGAGGGGTTGGGTCTGGAAGATCAGATTCTCGGCTTAAAACAACTGGCCGATAAAGCGGCTGCGGCCCCCGACCTGGATGGCTTGCGGGGACTTGAAGGCCGCAGCGCCGCGCTTTACTTCCAGGGGTTTGCCAAAGGCTTCCGGGCCGCTGGCATAGAGTTCAGCAAGCGCGTCCGCCGCCCGCCCACCGATCCGGTCAATGCCCTGCTCAGTCTGGGCTATACCTTGCTGTTCCATAACATGCTGGCCGCGGTCAGCCTGGTCGGTTTTGACCCCTATCTGGGCTGCCTGCACGCCATGGAATACGGCCGTCCCTCCCTGGCCCTGGATCTGATGGAGGAATGGCGCCCGGTGATTGTCGATACCCTGGTGCTCAGCGTCTTTAACCTGAAAACTTTGGGCCGGGATGATTTTGTGGTGGGCGAAACTGCCCCTGAGGACCTCGACGCCGACCCGGGGGCGGCGGACGATCCCGGCGGCGCCGAGCCGGAAAGCCCGGCCGCATCCAAAGCCGGTCTGCCGGTCCGACTGACCGATGCCGGTTTCCGTAAATTCATCACCCAATTCGAGCGCAAGATGCAGCAGAAAATCAAATATCATCTCTCCAACCAGCAACTAACCCACCGGGATTGCCTGCGCGAGCAGGTGCGCCATTTTGCCCGTTATGTGCGGGGCGAAGTAGATCGCTATCAACCCTTGCTACTCAGGTAAAGCCATGTATGTCCTGGTCTCTTATGACATTACCGATGACCGTATCCGCAACCGGGTGATGAAATTCTTAAAAGACTACGGGGATCGCATCCAACTCAGCGTCTTTGAGTGCGACCTGGACGAGGCCCGGTATCAACAGCTGAAGCGGGGAGTGGAACAAATAATTGACCTCGAGCAGGATCGGGTGCGCTACTAC from Deltaproteobacteria bacterium carries:
- the cas2 gene encoding CRISPR-associated endonuclease Cas2 — encoded protein: MYVLVSYDITDDRIRNRVMKFLKDYGDRIQLSVFECDLDEARYQQLKRGVEQIIDLEQDRVRYYRLCRSCVDRVVISGWGEISTDEGFEVI
- the cas1 gene encoding CRISPR-associated endonuclease Cas1, which codes for MYGLAVLLANVGHYEKSRHYLRTVLLRLNRSREGLGLEDQILGLKQLADKAAAAPDLDGLRGLEGRSAALYFQGFAKGFRAAGIEFSKRVRRPPTDPVNALLSLGYTLLFHNMLAAVSLVGFDPYLGCLHAMEYGRPSLALDLMEEWRPVIVDTLVLSVFNLKTLGRDDFVVGETAPEDLDADPGAADDPGGAEPESPAASKAGLPVRLTDAGFRKFITQFERKMQQKIKYHLSNQQLTHRDCLREQVRHFARYVRGEVDRYQPLLLR